The following coding sequences lie in one Bacteroides helcogenes P 36-108 genomic window:
- a CDS encoding FecR family protein, whose amino-acid sequence MQQNMTDCDVLILNFLEGNIEPEEEERLTQWVRASKENEDYFVQMAKVWEESTIELQDKAATRKAANMFFARMEAKKRRKLYRWMASSAAAVLLLLLGLQMWDVELAFGERMLTVVTCDSKKEVILPDSSIVWLNARSELTYPKKFGRKRRNVALKGEAFFDVRKDKKRPFSVNTSTMTVRVFGTTFVVTDRKELPHAEAVLETGKIDVTVKETGRKLEMQPDHQLIYNKKEKSTEVRMVNASAYTNWRKEHLLFENTPLKDVFIQLGKWYNISISCKTCCPQLLNTPVSFTLDNETVDDILSILQSITPLTWKRTGTNEITIE is encoded by the coding sequence ATGCAACAGAATATGACAGACTGCGATGTACTCATCCTTAATTTTCTGGAAGGTAACATCGAGCCGGAAGAAGAAGAGAGGCTTACACAATGGGTAAGGGCATCGAAAGAGAACGAAGACTACTTTGTGCAGATGGCGAAAGTGTGGGAAGAATCGACCATCGAACTTCAAGACAAAGCGGCGACCCGGAAAGCTGCGAATATGTTCTTTGCACGAATGGAGGCAAAGAAACGCCGCAAGCTGTATCGGTGGATGGCAAGTTCGGCAGCGGCAGTGCTCCTTCTGCTGCTGGGATTGCAGATGTGGGACGTTGAACTTGCGTTCGGTGAGCGGATGCTGACCGTTGTCACTTGCGACAGTAAAAAAGAGGTCATCCTCCCGGACAGCTCCATAGTCTGGCTCAATGCCCGAAGCGAGCTGACGTATCCGAAGAAGTTCGGCCGCAAACGGCGCAACGTGGCTTTGAAAGGCGAAGCTTTCTTTGACGTAAGGAAAGACAAGAAGAGACCCTTCTCGGTGAATACGTCGACGATGACCGTAAGAGTGTTCGGAACCACTTTCGTAGTCACCGACAGGAAAGAACTGCCACATGCTGAGGCCGTATTGGAGACGGGCAAGATTGACGTGACGGTGAAAGAGACGGGACGGAAACTGGAAATGCAGCCCGACCACCAGCTTATCTACAATAAAAAAGAGAAATCCACGGAAGTGAGAATGGTAAATGCCTCGGCCTACACTAACTGGCGAAAAGAACATCTCCTGTTTGAGAATACGCCGCTAAAAGACGTGTTTATTCAGTTAGGCAAGTGGTATAACATAAGCATTTCGTGCAAGACGTGCTGCCCGCAACTGCTGAATACCCCGGTATCTTTCACACTCGACAATGAAACCGTGGACGACATCCTGAGCATCTTGCAGAGCATCACGCCCCTGACATGGAAAAGAACCGGAACCAACGAAATAACAATCGAATAA
- a CDS encoding RNA polymerase sigma-70 factor has product MDRACFERIYTDYYKVLRFFAMRVVGDMPHAEDIVQEVFTHCWENREQIDASIPIKSYLYTLTYRRALDLLKSSQYARKDLSEDVSYLDNLLFTTFTADEQLSTDEIKKEIILCVELLPDRCKEVFMMSRFQNLKNREIAEKLNITVKAVEKHISKALKDIRAHLLRNGYMPVAAFILSLPSIITPPPYLIIFNKFRIGK; this is encoded by the coding sequence ATGGATAGAGCATGTTTTGAACGCATATATACCGATTACTATAAAGTTTTACGCTTCTTTGCCATGCGCGTCGTCGGCGACATGCCGCATGCCGAGGACATTGTTCAAGAAGTTTTTACCCACTGTTGGGAAAACCGGGAACAGATAGACGCCTCCATTCCTATAAAATCCTACCTGTACACGTTGACCTATCGTCGCGCCCTTGACCTGCTGAAATCGTCCCAATATGCCCGAAAAGATTTGTCGGAGGATGTCTCTTACCTGGACAACCTGCTTTTCACCACGTTCACCGCAGACGAGCAGTTGAGCACGGACGAGATAAAGAAAGAGATAATACTTTGCGTGGAGCTCCTGCCCGATAGGTGCAAGGAGGTATTCATGATGAGTCGTTTTCAAAACCTTAAGAACCGCGAGATAGCCGAAAAGCTAAACATTACGGTGAAAGCGGTGGAGAAGCACATTTCGAAGGCGCTTAAGGATATTCGTGCCCATCTTTTGCGGAACGGATATATGCCTGTGGCTGCTTTCATCCTTTCACTACCCTCTATTATTACCCCCCCCCCATATTTAATTATATTTAACAAATTCCGAATCGGAAAGTGA
- a CDS encoding DNA-binding protein, whose protein sequence is MGNKFISSFPNINIATSVSVADIDFDKLCDQVTSQDFVPRGIVKAVLDGMIDVLCTYASIGTTIRLGDFGSIRPGLNSRSQDTAKAVTADVVYRQKLIFVPGMRLKNMMKTSGVTRVTIESALSYLSSPPRP, encoded by the coding sequence ATGGGAAATAAATTTATATCTTCATTTCCCAATATAAATATAGCCACTTCAGTTTCAGTAGCCGACATTGATTTCGATAAATTATGCGACCAAGTCACCAGTCAGGATTTTGTGCCCAGAGGCATTGTGAAAGCTGTCCTCGACGGCATGATTGACGTACTCTGCACCTATGCAAGCATTGGTACAACTATTAGACTGGGCGATTTCGGCAGCATTCGTCCGGGCCTGAACAGTAGAAGCCAAGACACGGCAAAGGCTGTGACAGCAGATGTAGTTTATCGGCAAAAACTGATCTTCGTTCCCGGAATGCGGTTAAAGAATATGATGAAGACCTCCGGAGTAACCCGTGTGACAATTGAATCGGCGTTGTCGTACTTATCTTCACCACCTCGTCCATAA
- the argR gene encoding arginine repressor, translating into MKKKANRLDAIKMIISSKDISSQEELLSALGKEGFELTQATLSRDLKQLKVAKAANMNGKYVYVLPNNIMYKRSNDQSASEMLMTSGFISLQFSGNIAVIRTRPGYASSMAYDIDNRECPAILGTIAGDDTIMLVVHEAASHEEVRAFLSQIIPNVK; encoded by the coding sequence ATGAAGAAAAAAGCCAATCGGTTAGATGCCATCAAGATGATTATTTCAAGCAAGGACATCAGCTCTCAGGAAGAATTGCTGTCGGCTTTGGGAAAAGAAGGCTTTGAACTGACGCAAGCCACCTTATCACGCGATCTGAAGCAACTGAAAGTTGCCAAAGCAGCCAATATGAACGGTAAATATGTATATGTATTGCCCAACAACATCATGTACAAACGTTCCAACGACCAAAGTGCAAGCGAAATGCTGATGACCAGCGGGTTTATTTCACTTCAATTCTCAGGTAATATCGCTGTTATCCGCACCCGTCCCGGCTATGCCAGCAGTATGGCTTACGACATAGACAACCGCGAATGCCCCGCCATCTTAGGAACCATTGCCGGAGACGACACCATCATGTTGGTGGTACATGAAGCAGCATCCCATGAGGAGGTTCGTGCATTTCTGTCACAAATCATTCCGAATGTAAAGTAA
- a CDS encoding GNAT family N-acetyltransferase, with amino-acid sequence MNSKQIDVMVADASHEVYVDKILDTIREAAKVRGTGIAERTHEYVATKMREGKAIIALCGDDFAGFTYIESWGNKQYVATSGLIVHPDYRGLGLAKRIKTASFRLARLRWPNAKIFSLTSGAAVMKMNTELGYVPVTFNELTDDEAFWKGCAGCINHDILVTKKRKFCICTAMLYDPKLHEEDKI; translated from the coding sequence ATGAATTCTAAACAAATTGATGTGATGGTGGCCGACGCCTCACATGAAGTTTACGTGGATAAAATTTTGGATACCATCCGGGAGGCTGCAAAGGTACGCGGAACAGGCATCGCAGAACGCACACACGAATACGTAGCTACTAAAATGAGAGAAGGAAAGGCAATTATCGCCCTTTGCGGAGATGATTTTGCAGGCTTCACTTATATAGAAAGCTGGGGCAATAAGCAATATGTGGCTACATCGGGACTGATAGTTCACCCCGACTACCGGGGACTGGGATTAGCCAAACGAATCAAGACAGCATCTTTCCGATTGGCACGCTTGCGATGGCCCAACGCCAAGATATTCAGTCTGACCAGTGGAGCTGCCGTAATGAAGATGAATACCGAACTGGGATACGTACCCGTCACCTTCAACGAACTGACCGATGACGAAGCATTTTGGAAAGGTTGCGCCGGTTGCATCAACCATGATATATTGGTAACCAAAAAGCGCAAGTTCTGCATCTGCACGGCGATGCTTTACGACCCGAAACTGCACGAAGAAGATAAAATTTAA
- a CDS encoding argininosuccinate synthase translates to MEAKKKKVVVAFSGGLDTSFTVMYLAKEKGYEVYAACANTGGFSPEQLKTNEENAYKLGAKEYVTIDVTQEYYEKSLKYMVFGNVLRNGTYPISVSSERIFQALAIARYANEIGADAIAHGSTGAGNDQIRFDMTFLVMAPGVEIITLTRDMALSRQEEIDYLNKHGFAADFAKLKYSYNVGLWGTSICGGEILDSAQGLPETAYLKHCTKEGSEQLRLTFEKGELKAVNDEKFDDPIKAIQKVEEIGAAYGIGRDMHVGDTIIGIKGRVGFEAAAPMLIIGAHKFLEKYTLSKWQQYWKDQVANWYGMFLHESQYLEPVMRDIEAMLESSQRNVNGTAILELHPLCFSTVGVESKDDLVKNKFGEYGERQKGWTAEDAKGFIKVTSTALRAYYSNHKDEKI, encoded by the coding sequence ATGGAAGCAAAGAAGAAAAAAGTGGTAGTCGCATTCAGCGGCGGTCTGGACACCTCGTTCACGGTGATGTATCTTGCCAAAGAAAAAGGATACGAAGTATATGCGGCTTGTGCCAACACCGGAGGTTTCAGTCCCGAACAACTGAAAACCAATGAAGAAAACGCTTACAAATTAGGTGCTAAAGAATATGTCACTATTGATGTAACACAGGAATATTATGAGAAGAGCCTGAAATATATGGTATTCGGCAATGTACTACGCAACGGCACTTATCCCATTTCCGTAAGCTCCGAACGCATCTTCCAGGCGCTTGCCATTGCCCGCTATGCCAATGAAATAGGTGCGGATGCCATCGCCCACGGTTCTACCGGTGCAGGCAACGACCAAATCCGTTTCGACATGACTTTCCTGGTAATGGCTCCGGGAGTGGAAATCATCACCCTGACACGCGACATGGCGCTGAGCCGCCAAGAGGAGATAGACTACTTGAATAAACATGGCTTTGCCGCCGACTTCGCCAAATTGAAATACTCCTATAATGTAGGTCTGTGGGGCACTTCCATCTGTGGCGGTGAGATTCTGGACTCTGCACAGGGATTGCCCGAAACGGCCTACCTGAAGCACTGCACCAAAGAAGGCAGCGAACAGTTGCGTCTTACTTTTGAGAAAGGTGAACTGAAAGCCGTGAACGACGAGAAATTTGATGACCCTATCAAGGCCATACAGAAGGTGGAAGAGATTGGTGCAGCATACGGCATCGGACGCGACATGCACGTAGGCGACACGATTATCGGCATCAAAGGCCGTGTAGGTTTTGAAGCTGCCGCACCCATGCTGATTATCGGAGCGCACAAGTTCCTCGAAAAATACACTTTAAGCAAATGGCAGCAGTACTGGAAAGACCAAGTGGCAAACTGGTACGGCATGTTCTTGCACGAAAGCCAATACCTGGAACCGGTAATGCGTGACATCGAAGCCATGCTGGAATCTTCGCAGCGCAATGTGAATGGCACGGCTATCCTGGAACTTCACCCACTGTGTTTCTCTACCGTAGGTGTGGAAAGCAAAGACGACCTTGTGAAGAATAAATTCGGCGAATATGGCGAAAGGCAGAAAGGCTGGACTGCCGAAGACGCCAAAGGTTTTATCAAAGTGACCTCCACGGCTCTGCGGGCATATTACTCCAACCACAAGGACGAAAAAATTTAA
- a CDS encoding PspC domain-containing protein, with protein MDNNKKLTRSRSDKMLVGICGGLAEYFGLDSSMVRIGYALLTLFTAFAGVPVYLIMWLIVPEKR; from the coding sequence ATGGACAATAACAAAAAACTCACACGCTCACGCAGCGACAAAATGTTAGTCGGCATTTGCGGCGGACTGGCAGAATACTTCGGACTTGACTCCTCAATGGTGCGTATCGGCTATGCACTACTCACGCTATTCACTGCATTTGCAGGAGTACCGGTATATTTAATAATGTGGCTTATTGTCCCGGAAAAAAGATAA
- the argC gene encoding N-acetyl-gamma-glutamyl-phosphate reductase gives MIKVGIIGGAGYTAGELIRLLLNHPEAEIVFINSSSNAGNKITDVHEGLYGETDLVFTDELPLDEIDVLFFCTAHGDTKKFLESHNVPEELKIIDLSMDYRIASPDHDFIYGLPELNRRATCTAKHVANPGCFATCIQLGLLPLAKHLMLNEYVMVNAITGSTGAGVKPGATSHFSWRNNNMSVYKAFEHQHVPEIKQSLKQLQNSFDSEIDFIPYRGDFPRGIFATIVVKTKVSLEEITRIYEEYYAKDSFTHIVEKNIDLKQVVNTNKCLIHLEKHGDKLLVISCIDNLLKGASGQAVHNMNLMFNLEETVGLKLKPSAF, from the coding sequence ATGATAAAAGTAGGAATCATCGGCGGAGCCGGATATACGGCAGGTGAACTGATACGTCTGTTGCTGAACCACCCGGAAGCGGAAATCGTATTCATCAACAGCTCAAGCAACGCCGGCAACAAAATCACCGACGTACACGAAGGACTGTACGGCGAGACAGATTTAGTATTCACCGACGAACTGCCGTTGGACGAGATTGACGTGCTCTTCTTCTGCACCGCACACGGCGACACGAAGAAGTTCCTCGAAAGCCACAACGTGCCCGAGGAGCTGAAAATCATCGACCTTTCTATGGACTACCGCATAGCCTCACCCGACCACGACTTCATCTACGGACTGCCGGAACTGAACCGCCGCGCCACCTGCACCGCGAAACACGTAGCCAATCCGGGCTGTTTTGCCACCTGCATCCAATTGGGGCTACTGCCGCTTGCCAAGCACCTGATGCTGAACGAATACGTAATGGTGAACGCCATCACGGGCAGTACCGGCGCAGGCGTGAAGCCGGGTGCGACAAGCCATTTCAGTTGGCGCAACAACAACATGAGCGTATATAAGGCCTTCGAGCACCAGCACGTGCCCGAAATCAAGCAATCACTCAAGCAGTTGCAGAACAGCTTCGACTCGGAGATAGACTTTATCCCTTATCGTGGGGACTTTCCGCGCGGCATCTTCGCCACCATCGTAGTAAAGACCAAAGTTTCTCTCGAAGAGATTACCCGCATCTACGAGGAATATTACGCAAAGGACTCTTTCACGCATATCGTGGAGAAGAACATCGACCTGAAGCAAGTGGTGAACACCAACAAATGCCTCATCCATCTGGAGAAGCATGGCGACAAGCTGCTCGTCATCTCCTGCATAGACAACTTGCTGAAGGGAGCCAGTGGCCAGGCGGTTCACAACATGAATTTAATGTTTAACTTGGAAGAGACAGTAGGCCTCAAGCTGAAACCTTCCGCTTTTTAA
- a CDS encoding aspartate aminotransferase family protein: MKLFDVYPLFDINIVKGKGCRVWDEQGTEYLDLYGGHAVISIGHAHPHYVEMISQQVGTLGFYSNSVINKLQQQVAERLGKISGYEDYSLFLINSGAEANENALKLASFYNGRTRVVSFSKAFHGRTSLAVEVTNNPKIIAPINDCGHVTYLPWNDTEAMKTELAKGDVCAVIIEGIQGVGGIQLPTAEFMHALRQACTDHNTVLILDEIQSGYGRSGKFFAHQHYGIKADLITVAKGIGNGFPMAGVLISPMFTPVYGQLGTTFGGNHLACSAALAVLDVMEQDNLVKNAGKVGAYLLAELKKFPQIKDVRGMGLMIGLEFEEPIKELRLKLLKEQHVFTGVSGTNVLRLLPPLCLSMEEADLFLERFKKVLA; the protein is encoded by the coding sequence ATGAAACTATTCGACGTATATCCCCTTTTTGACATCAACATCGTCAAAGGGAAAGGCTGCCGTGTATGGGACGAACAAGGTACGGAGTACCTCGACCTCTACGGCGGTCATGCTGTCATCTCCATCGGACATGCACATCCGCACTATGTGGAGATGATAAGCCAACAAGTGGGCACATTAGGATTCTATTCCAACTCCGTCATCAACAAGCTGCAACAGCAGGTGGCAGAGCGACTGGGCAAAATCAGCGGTTATGAGGACTATTCCCTGTTCCTCATCAACAGTGGCGCCGAGGCAAACGAAAACGCTTTGAAGCTTGCCTCGTTCTACAACGGACGCACCCGTGTGGTGTCTTTCTCCAAAGCTTTCCACGGACGTACATCGTTGGCGGTGGAAGTGACGAACAACCCCAAAATCATCGCTCCCATCAACGACTGCGGACACGTCACTTACCTGCCGTGGAACGATACCGAAGCCATGAAGACTGAATTGGCAAAGGGTGATGTCTGCGCCGTAATCATAGAGGGCATACAAGGCGTAGGCGGCATACAACTGCCTACCGCAGAATTCATGCACGCCCTGCGCCAAGCCTGCACGGACCACAACACGGTATTGATATTGGACGAGATACAAAGCGGCTACGGACGTAGTGGCAAGTTTTTCGCCCACCAGCACTATGGCATCAAGGCCGACCTCATCACCGTAGCCAAAGGCATCGGTAACGGTTTCCCGATGGCAGGCGTACTCATCAGCCCGATGTTCACGCCGGTGTACGGACAATTAGGTACGACTTTCGGCGGCAACCACTTGGCTTGCAGTGCAGCACTTGCTGTTCTGGACGTGATGGAACAGGACAACTTAGTGAAAAATGCCGGGAAAGTAGGCGCCTATCTGTTAGCGGAACTGAAGAAGTTCCCGCAAATCAAGGACGTGCGCGGCATGGGACTGATGATAGGTTTGGAGTTTGAAGAACCCATCAAGGAACTTCGCTTGAAGCTATTGAAGGAACAACACGTATTTACAGGCGTCAGTGGTACAAACGTACTCCGACTGTTGCCCCCTCTCTGCCTCAGCATGGAGGAAGCCGACCTGTTCCTCGAACGGTTCAAGAAGGTATTGGCGTAA
- a CDS encoding TonB-dependent receptor, with amino-acid sequence MKRSITKRIGIYLLMIFFSFPSLAQQLSQSIRGTVTDQASGISIAYATIQLTDMPDKGTVTDSVGNFLLKSIPLGRHTVKASFIGYESSLVREVLVSSAKEVFLSITMNENTQELKEIVVRPQVNKEQALNKMALTGARMFSVEEASRYAGGLDDPARLASSFAGISSGVSHNGISIHGNAPHLLQWRLEDVEIPNPNHYADIATLGGGILSSLSNHVLGNSDFFTGAFPAEYSNAVSGVFDMQLRNGNSRKMENTFQIGVLGIDFASEGPLSKKHRASYIVNYRYSATGLLTNTGIVDLGGAFDYQDLNFKLNFPTRKAGSFSIWGSSLIDKYGSDKENDVDKWEYTDDSSQSKMKQYMASGGLSHRYPINEKGFLKTTLAATYFRSTAFAETFDTHLKASPNLDMERENTNLIVTSAYNHKFNARFISKTGFTFTEMFYNTQMSIAPYIAQPMNLISLGSGNTSLLAAYTSNSITIGSVTMNLGLNAQMLMLDKHRTLEPRMGLKWRTSAKTSFAMAYGLYSRMEKMDVYYTRTPQTGESPVNKELDFTKAHHLMLTFDYKISDNMTLKIEPYFQRLFNVPVRPNDSYSVLNRTDFYIEDALVNKGKGRNMGVDITLERYLDRGYYYLFTGSFFDSRYCGGDQVWHNTKFNRHYILNLLGGKEWMTGPGKQNVLSLNAKITLQGGDRYSPIDADATLAHPDKEVQYDETRAYSQQYGAMLLANFSASYKINKKKCTHEFAIKLVNLTGYQEHYGHSYNLKTGKIDENKQMTALPNIYYKIEF; translated from the coding sequence ATGAAGCGCTCTATCACCAAAAGAATCGGAATATATCTATTAATGATATTCTTCAGTTTTCCCTCCCTCGCCCAGCAACTCAGCCAAAGTATCAGAGGCACTGTAACCGACCAAGCGTCGGGCATCTCCATTGCCTACGCCACCATCCAACTGACGGACATGCCCGATAAGGGAACCGTTACGGACAGCGTGGGCAACTTCCTGTTGAAAAGCATTCCCTTGGGACGCCACACGGTGAAAGCCTCTTTCATAGGCTATGAATCCAGCTTGGTGCGCGAAGTATTGGTTTCTTCCGCCAAAGAAGTGTTTCTATCCATCACCATGAATGAAAACACTCAAGAACTGAAGGAAATCGTAGTGCGCCCGCAAGTCAACAAAGAGCAGGCGCTCAACAAGATGGCACTGACCGGGGCACGTATGTTCAGCGTAGAAGAGGCATCCCGCTATGCCGGAGGATTGGACGACCCCGCACGTCTGGCAAGTTCCTTTGCCGGAATATCGTCCGGCGTATCGCACAATGGCATCTCCATTCACGGCAATGCACCACACCTGCTGCAATGGAGGCTGGAAGACGTGGAGATTCCCAACCCCAACCATTATGCAGACATCGCCACCTTAGGAGGCGGCATACTCTCCTCGCTCAGCAATCATGTATTGGGCAATTCCGACTTCTTCACCGGGGCATTTCCGGCAGAATACAGCAATGCCGTATCCGGTGTCTTCGACATGCAACTGCGAAACGGCAACAGCCGCAAGATGGAAAATACATTCCAGATAGGCGTATTGGGCATAGACTTCGCTTCGGAAGGGCCATTGAGCAAGAAGCACCGGGCATCGTACATCGTGAACTATCGCTACTCGGCCACCGGACTGCTGACCAACACCGGCATAGTGGACTTGGGAGGAGCTTTCGACTATCAGGACTTGAATTTCAAGCTGAACTTCCCTACCCGCAAAGCAGGTTCTTTCTCCATCTGGGGCTCCAGCTTGATAGACAAATACGGAAGTGACAAAGAAAACGATGTGGACAAATGGGAATATACGGATGACAGCTCACAGTCCAAGATGAAGCAATACATGGCATCCGGAGGCCTCAGCCACCGCTACCCCATCAATGAAAAAGGATTCTTGAAGACTACGCTGGCTGCCACTTATTTCAGAAGCACCGCCTTTGCCGAAACATTCGATACCCATCTGAAAGCCTCCCCCAACCTGGACATGGAAAGGGAGAACACCAACCTGATAGTCACTTCGGCCTACAACCATAAGTTCAATGCACGCTTCATCAGCAAGACCGGGTTTACTTTCACCGAAATGTTCTACAACACGCAGATGAGTATCGCACCCTACATAGCCCAACCCATGAACCTCATTTCACTGGGCAGTGGCAACACCAGCCTACTCGCTGCCTATACCAGCAATTCCATCACCATAGGCAGCGTGACCATGAACTTGGGACTGAACGCGCAAATGCTGATGCTGGACAAGCACCGGACACTGGAACCGCGCATGGGTCTGAAGTGGCGGACATCTGCCAAGACATCCTTTGCCATGGCCTACGGTCTGTATAGCCGGATGGAAAAGATGGACGTGTACTACACCCGCACGCCCCAAACCGGAGAAAGCCCGGTGAACAAGGAACTGGACTTCACCAAAGCGCACCACCTCATGCTGACCTTCGACTATAAAATCTCAGACAACATGACGCTGAAGATAGAGCCCTACTTCCAAAGGCTGTTCAACGTTCCGGTAAGGCCCAACGACTCTTACTCCGTACTGAACCGCACCGATTTCTACATCGAAGATGCCCTGGTGAACAAAGGAAAAGGGCGGAATATGGGGGTAGATATCACTCTGGAGAGATACCTCGACCGGGGATACTACTATCTGTTCACCGGCTCTTTCTTCGACTCCCGCTACTGCGGAGGAGACCAAGTGTGGCACAACACCAAATTCAACCGCCACTATATTCTCAACCTGTTAGGCGGAAAAGAATGGATGACAGGACCGGGCAAGCAGAACGTATTGAGCCTGAACGCTAAAATCACCCTGCAGGGAGGCGACCGTTACTCACCGATAGATGCGGATGCCACCTTAGCCCATCCCGACAAGGAAGTGCAATATGACGAGACACGAGCCTACAGCCAGCAATATGGAGCGATGCTATTGGCAAACTTCTCCGCCAGCTACAAAATAAACAAGAAGAAATGTACGCATGAGTTTGCCATCAAATTGGTGAACCTGACCGGCTACCAAGAGCACTACGGGCACTCCTACAACCTGAAGACCGGAAAGATAGACGAGAACAAACAAATGACCGCCCTGCCGAATATCTACTATAAAATAGAGTTTTAA